The Brachypodium distachyon strain Bd21 chromosome 4, Brachypodium_distachyon_v3.0, whole genome shotgun sequence nucleotide sequence AAATCCCAAATCTGAAATTTCCATAAATACGTGGCTACTTTTCTTCCTTGAGTTAATTTGTTACCTACCCTGCCACAACCCTAGCACAAAATCTCATTGTTACTCGCACCTTACTTGGTGATtggtgtgcatgcatgcataactTAATTGCTCCTTGTTGCAAGAGAATATGTTCTCCCATACTTCCGTTGGCTAAACAAAAAATCCTTACTACTACGCACTACTAAAAGGATTTTCCTCGGTTCCCGTGATCTTGGAAAATGGCCTTGTATTTCTGGATGGATGGACTTGGAGCTACTTGTCCATGGCTACGCGCAACGCTAGAAATGACACGACATAATACACGTTCATGCTATACATTAACTCTGCCACACCAAGAAATTTGTCTGTCCTCCGCCACTTGCTGGTGTCATATTCCATTCGAATGATTTGGCAGTAGGCACCTTGTGCAATggtatattttttgaattctGCTAGAAACTATGTTTGACAGCAAGATTATATGGCACTATGCGTTCTTTTTCGGGCGTTGGTTGAAACGGTGAATCTCAAATTAAATATTATCAAGAAAGAGTTTGTAGCCTTGTGGGTTCTCCATGGAATTTTTTAAATGAGAGCACCATACCATAACTCAGCATACCGCCAAGTTTACCTCAATCATTTTCTGTATCTTCATTATTCGGACTTTATTAAAAAACCCATCTGCTTGGGAGTGCTACAGATGTTGCACATGATTACATAAagtaaaatactccctccgtttcataattcttgtctcaaatttgaccaaaaatggatgtatctattcctaaaaagtgtctagacacatgtaatattttgacaagaattatggaacggagggagtactctaTAGCGATTTCATTCAATGAACATAGTTTTCCCTCTAGTACTGTACTCGTTGTACACATTGCTTGATGTTTCATGCAGTTGGTCTTCTTTTAGTGTAACTCAGTCCTATACTATATTCTGGTTTCATAAATCTTAAGAGGAAAACTGTGGTGTTCTTTTTCTAGGATCACCGCAAAGCTCCTCAAGATATGTTCAGGCCACTGTTATCAAGCGTTCCCACCACCACTTTTGGTGCTGGAAAAGGAAGTAATGTGCATCGGCCAATGCTCTCGCGCAATTCCTCAGTCACAACCAGCAGTAACGTGCATCAGCCAATGCTCTCACGCGTTCCCACCACCTCTGAGCACGGAGCCACTTTTGGTCCTTTTATGGAACCTGATCAAGAACGGCATTATATATCTGGTGAATTGGAAGCAACTGCTAGTTCTGGAATTCATGAAGACATATTTATGTTTGATAAATTGGACGAGCAGAATGAAGGGCCCAGTTGTCAGCAGCACAGTTTATCATCTATTCCAAGTAGCCCAGAAGAATCATCAATCACAGAACAATATGTAAAAAGCTGTAGATGGGACCTTGATATGGAAAGAAGCAGAACAGCGAATCAGATTTCAAGTGATGTTTTAGGTAGTACTGAGGCTGGCCATGGTAAACTGGCTACATGCGCTAGGTGTAGAAAGTTATTCAATGCGGTGAATGTGGATGTGGATGGGTGTGATTATTGTGAAGAATGTGCATCAAGGGATGGAACTTTTTCCACAAACCATGAGACACACACTACAGAAACACCACATCAGCAAGACTATAAAGCTTGTATTGCAGCCCCACATTGTGCAGAAGATAGCAGTGAGGCATCTCTTGACCATCAACCAGTGATCAATGAGCCTCCTGCTGATTCTTCGCAACTGGTGGACACAACCGAGGAAACGTTGCTGGGGGAACGCTTGAAGAATCTTGCAGAAAATAATAGGCCGCATTTTATTGAAGACTCTTCACTAGGACATAACAATGACATTTCATCGCATCGAGTTAATGTAGGTGGCTATCAACCAGAAGAATCAACACCTGTGGAGTATGACCATTTCAGGGACCAAAATGGTAACCACAATGATGAAATTTCCCGATGTTTGCCAGAGATATGTTTCCAAGGTAGTGAGTTTATGTCTGACATAACAACCGGTGATTGTCATAAATCAACTGGATCGCCTAGCCATAAGGTTAATAATGCCGAAGGAACAGGCATATCAGTATTCCCACTGCAGAAGTCAAGCAGCAACAAATGGCCTGTTGTGGAAGGAAGGCCCTTGGCTGCTACAAACATTCTTTGTTCGGAACGTTATTATACGAGAGATAATGACAATACGATGAGGTATATCCTTGGACGTGATAGTTCTTCGGCCACTTCTTCCATTGATGTAGGGTGTTCTAGGCAATTAGACATAAGCTTTGAGCGCCTTAAAAGTAATCAGCATGGTGATGTTGATAAGTCTCAAATAGGCAGCAACGTGAGTCGTCAAAGCATTGCTTCTGTATCAGATATGTCAACCAGTGGTTCTTCAGTTTCATTTTGCCCTCGGAGTGATGTAAATGTTGATGCTTGTTGTCCAACAGATAATTCAGAAAATGATGTTTCAACTATGATTTCTAGAAGAGAAAATGGATCTTGTAAAGATGCTCTGTCAAGTGCTATAGAGTGCTGGTCTGTAGCACAAGCTATTGCAAGCAACGATAATGAAGCTGTTGGAGATGTAGTAATTCGGAATCAAGAAGCAGACAAGATGGCTCATGATGATGATTTATGTGCTAACATGTCTGTAGACGCTGATAGAAACTGCATAAGAAGTCAAGAAGAAGATGTTTCTGCTATCACCAGCTATCCAGTTGAGATTCCTGAACATCCTCATGCATGTGAGAGCAGTTGTGATAGTCGTCAGGTGCAGTCTGAAGCAGTTTCGGCTTCCGATGAGACAAACATGTTTGATGATTGTTCTGTGTCTGCCATCTCAGATGAGGGTGTGCTGGTTTCTGCAACAGAGCCTAAAATAGAGGATCTTCCAAATAATGGTATGTGTCCATGACTTTCTAGTTTTTGTATTCACTTTCCTGCCCTCATAGAGTTCTGCTTCTTTAATTTTTAACTCTTTATTTACCATTAATGTGTTTTCCTGGGTGTATTTTGGCACAAAAATGTTATGACCTTGTTTGAGATTATCTATTTTGTGGCACTAAGGAACTGTTGCTAGATACATGAGGACATTTTCAGGGAAAAAACATCTGCTTTTAGAAACCGAAGAGAAATTATAATAATTTATGTAACTCTGTGACTAAGGGCATCCCTAATtcctaatactccctccgtcctgaaataagtgatgtggatttgtataagaatctatacaaatctacgttacttatttcaggacggatCTTATACAAGTCCACGTTatttatttcaggacggagggagtacatgataaACATAATTAGCCAATTTGTCCGGCTCATGTAAAATAATTTGGACAAGAGGCCTTGGTTAAGATTGTTTCATATAATTCGCTTCCTCCCATAGCAAATACTTCACACTTTTGTTCATTCTTCTCCATGATGCCCTCCCATATCTAGATTTTCAAATGGAGCCAAGTAAAGACAATAGATTGCTCATCTTGTTCGGAAAGTAATTGATGAAGTACAAAAGCTTCATTCAATGTGCACACAACGCCGAAGAACCAAAATCCAACAGGCGACTAGTAGACTTACCACCTGCACAGGTTTCACGCATGCATCTTTAATCTCAAAACGTTTTTTACAATAGTATTTTCTTGTGCTTATGAGGTCATTTTGCATGCCTGCTACATCCACATTAAATTCACTGATTTTTGTGTACACATCAAAAGTAGTTTGTATAATGCAGATCTATTACATCTTCTTTCAGACCTTAACCAATAAGTGGTAATCTTTTTTAAGGGATGAATATCATTAACataacataatttttttttgcctgaCTTGTAGAAGGATCAAGGaaacaaattcagagaagTTTCACTTTAGAAGAGGCTACCGATACAATTCTCTTCTGTAGTTCCATTGTTCATGACCTGACATATAAGGCTGCAACAATTGCAATGGAGCATGAGCAGGAATCTGAACTTGCTGGTGCCCCTCGGCCAACAGTCATGCAAATAGGTAAATCCATTCGAAGGGAAGATGGCTTGTTGAAGCTGCCTCACAGACAAACACCACAACCCAGggttcgaaagaaaaaaatagaaagtGAAACCATCACAGAAATAACGAAGACGGAAATCATTGCTAAAGATCCTGTAGCTGTACATTCTGCTTCTGAAGTTACAAAGGCATCCGATAGCATGAAGCCTCCAAAGATGGAATCGAAGTGCAATTGCACGATTATGTAACTTCTCCAGGAAAATATGACCAGGAGACTTCTGATCTGAGTTGAAATCCATGTGTGGCGGTTTTATTTCGCGAAAGTCAGTTCCGTGGTGTAATTCTGGCTTCCCCTTTTTCCTCGATGTTTGTTTCTGTGAAGTTTTGCTTGTCATGTGGTGCAATTTTAATCTCCTCAAAGTTGTTACACTTCTATTCTACACAAAAGAAAAGTGTGAAGTTTGGCTAATACAAATGTGCTGTTAGGATCACATGCAGCTGCTGTGTAGTGCTACTGTACGATCCGGTTCCACGTGAAGAAACTGTATTTTGGgctcattttttatttttgtatttaGCATTCTTTTGTGGAGAAAACCAAATGCGCgtattgtttcttttcttactCGAGAGCTACAACGCTAAGGGCACTCCCAATGGAGTGACGTCGGTTTTTCTATTGCCACTTAATAATTGATGATATGAGAGAGATAGTTGGAAAAAAAGTGTGAGCCCTTAAGTCTTAAGTAAaaagatgatctcttcacgaGGATAAGATATAATTTCCCATTATGATACATTTACATTATCTtgacatttatttatttaatctTATTTCAATTTATTATTAATCGCAAGGTATGACGGAAAAAAAGATAACCTATTGTTTGACATGTTTTATTGTCTTCTGTAAATAACATGAAACATATAAGAGAATTTGTGTTATTTATCATTGTACATGTCGCCTCATCTCTCTTTCCCAACTTAGACCATCTCCAACAGGTTCCCTATATTTGGGTTCCTAAAATTAGTTTTAGGGacaggagagagaagaagttGGGTTCCCTCTTTTTCATCAAACTTTCCTCTTTGTTCAGCTTCATTAATCCTGAATGTTTGAGAGGATTTTTCATGTTTCTTGTGTAACTTTTAGCTATTCCATCCCTCAAGAAGATTACTTTTCACAccgacaattttttttatggtttgtttggtaacccacgtttcttttcttttcatttggTAGGAACGAAGTGAAATCAAATTTGTATTAggaattttttctttgaatttggatgttcaaaaatcatgtttgtcagCCACATAGATTTGTAAAATGAGAGacaaatctaaaaaaaaaaatcttttacAAAAAGGATTGGTGCTAGGTATATATgtgattccatgaaattttaTACTGAATTCCTGTAGCTAAATCATggatgccaaacgagctgttagTAGTTACTACAGATTGCATGGAGAATTTTAAAAAAGATCCAATCAAACTTAGGAGCATAAATAAATCTTAAACAAATACTCAAAAGAACTGTTTTtgagagcatctctagcattATCGTTTGACATCAGGAAGAACAGATACTGAAAACGAAAACcgcaaatttgaaaatttaaGCATAGAAGATTCGCGTGTCGAAGCATCGCAAGTTCATACATAGAAACTTCATAAATTTACACAGATCTAATACGAGTAGAGCAAGTTCATACATAATTAAAAGTATCGTTAATAAACCTAATTACGAAACCCAAAAATGAATTGTTGGCTGGCTCCGGCTCCTCTACCTAGTCCTCGGCGGTTCCTTGTCGGAGAAGAGCAACCCGTAGTCCTCGGAGTCCGGATAGGCGTTGAGGTCCTCCTTAGACCTTTGGATCACGACGGTGAGGTCGTCCTGGAACTGCTGCTCGCGGCGGAGCTCCTCATCATCATTGGTGACGATGGAGGCGGCCACCGCGTGCTGGTACTCCTCCTCCGTGGCAGGGGAAGCAGAGTTGATGTGCTGCATTTTggtggagaaggaggagcGAGGGGcttggtggagaagaaggagaggaaggcGCTCCGCCTTCGGATTTGGTGGCATTTCGGTAACCTGAATTCAGAGCGCTTGGAAGTGGCATTTCGGTAACACGAATTCATTTATGCGGGCCGGGCCAGTTTGGTATCTCGGGTAGTTTTTTGGCCCAAAACCGAATAAAAATGAACTGTGTTTTTTTGACAGTATAATAAAATGAACTGTCTTATTTTTAcagtataaaaaaaattaattgtGTTGCATAACCAGCTCCatagaacaaaacaaaacttggTTGCGTTGCTTTAGCCGTTAACGACACACGAAGCAGGTGCCGATCCACCGCCGTGGCGCCGTCCTTCAAGTCGACCGAGCCTGGTCGTAGATCCGGTGGCCTGCCCCTTCCTGCCGCGGCCTCCATTGTCGATTTCCTCCTCGTCTcgtccgcctccgccccgAAACCCAGTCAGCTCATCCAATTCATTCGCAGATCAACGCACAGCCGCTTCCTCCCAGAtctcccccgccgccatgcCGCCGGCGAATGACCCGCCCGCGGCGCTGCCCCTCACCCTCGACCTCGAGGACTTCAAGGTGcgtcctcccctcccccctgCTCCCTCATTCGATTCGATTCGATTCGGCTGGGTGTCTCCCCTTCCATGCGTTCTACAGACCTAAGCGTTGTGGTTTGCAGGGGGACTTCTCCTTCGACGCGCTGTTCGGGAGCCTGGTGGACGAGCTGCT carries:
- the LOC100845738 gene encoding uncharacterized protein LOC100845738; amino-acid sequence: MPISPSMRRSPAKEIAHKRGQSFGSKLPAKSTDDELMLFNDMQRSERENFLLESSDIFHESFSKLSYCPDFKLGVNIAGRVESRDLLNVDGDKTDYDWLLTPPETPLFRSLDNEEDHRIGLAPRGRAQTKPVSISRSSTMESTQRSRRSSASPNRLSPSPRANCGAAFARTRSSNSPSRCSPLLAPQPSAASPRSLTPPARNTLTPPRRSPSPVSRRVITPSSGLTSNGTRGTSPVKDNRRSSLPKLQSWQLNDPGFSSDAPPNLRTSLPDRPLSRSRGGSPSSFSGLDMGSRGSRRSMSPTPSRRASSSHSNERDRFSSCSKASATSSGDDDLDCVQSVAVGYAGSSAVKNSLSVMTTKAIASSKKASKSFSPNSAPKRTFDSAVWLMDHRKAPQDMFRPLLSSVPTTTFGAGKGSNVHRPMLSRNSSVTTSSNVHQPMLSRVPTTSEHGATFGPFMEPDQERHYISGELEATASSGIHEDIFMFDKLDEQNEGPSCQQHSLSSIPSSPEESSITEQYVKSCRWDLDMERSRTANQISSDVLGSTEAGHGKLATCARCRKLFNAVNVDVDGCDYCEECASRDGTFSTNHETHTTETPHQQDYKACIAAPHCAEDSSEASLDHQPVINEPPADSSQLVDTTEETLLGERLKNLAENNRPHFIEDSSLGHNNDISSHRVNVGGYQPEESTPVEYDHFRDQNGNHNDEISRCLPEICFQGSEFMSDITTGDCHKSTGSPSHKVNNAEGTGISVFPLQKSSSNKWPVVEGRPLAATNILCSERYYTRDNDNTMRYILGRDSSSATSSIDVGCSRQLDISFERLKSNQHGDVDKSQIGSNVSRQSIASVSDMSTSGSSVSFCPRSDVNVDACCPTDNSENDVSTMISRRENGSCKDALSSAIECWSVAQAIASNDNEAVGDVVIRNQEADKMAHDDDLCANMSVDADRNCIRSQEEDVSAITSYPVEIPEHPHACESSCDSRQVQSEAVSASDETNMFDDCSVSAISDEGVLVSATEPKIEDLPNNEGSRKQIQRSFTLEEATDTILFCSSIVHDLTYKAATIAMEHEQESELAGAPRPTVMQIGKSIRREDGLLKLPHRQTPQPRVRKKKIESETITEITKTEIIAKDPVAVHSASEVTKASDSMKPPKMESKCNCTIM